One window of the Chryseotalea sp. WA131a genome contains the following:
- a CDS encoding Fic family protein gives MPELSSLIQKIDFLKSELDKLLPMKAEDQQRLDKKFRLEWNYNSNHIEGNTLTYGQTELLIMFGKTTGDHDIREYQEMKAHDAALKLVKEYANDKTRHLSEADIRELNRMILVEPYYGVAWTEDGQQTRKLIQPGVYKKEPNSVRLQNGEMFHYASPDETPIKMAELMDWFRKVESDKKLHPVQITAQLHYDFVRIHPFDDSNGRTSRLLMNYVLIRYGFPPVVIKSSDKKNYLTALNKADVGDLDSFVEYVAMELVWSLGVYLKAAKGESIEEGDDVYKEIDLLKRKAKNELLAVVPKSINGMQQLLDSSVGLLIELFIEKQSLFNEFFLVNEIWVGFDGNQQQINDSHSAKSFFKTVLKSYSTIHDFANKESSWSISFIRRNLKIPTTVELFFNESISIVFRPLKYDLILNNIVMASRKYSDNLSNLEVEELVRSTAKSVKAKLPA, from the coding sequence ATGCCAGAGTTATCATCCTTGATTCAAAAAATAGATTTTCTTAAATCGGAGTTGGATAAACTCTTGCCAATGAAGGCAGAAGACCAACAGCGATTGGATAAAAAATTTAGATTGGAATGGAATTATAACTCCAATCATATTGAAGGCAACACCCTTACTTATGGCCAGACTGAGTTGTTAATTATGTTTGGCAAGACTACCGGTGACCATGACATTCGAGAGTATCAGGAAATGAAGGCGCATGATGCTGCATTAAAATTGGTGAAAGAGTACGCCAATGATAAAACGCGTCACTTGTCTGAGGCAGATATTCGCGAGTTGAATAGAATGATTTTGGTGGAGCCCTATTATGGCGTTGCTTGGACTGAAGATGGCCAACAGACTCGTAAGCTGATTCAACCCGGAGTTTATAAAAAGGAACCGAATTCAGTTCGATTGCAGAATGGTGAGATGTTCCACTATGCGTCACCTGACGAGACACCTATCAAAATGGCAGAGTTGATGGATTGGTTTCGGAAAGTAGAGTCTGATAAAAAGCTTCATCCGGTACAGATAACAGCTCAGTTACACTATGATTTCGTTCGCATTCACCCGTTTGACGATAGCAATGGAAGAACCAGTCGATTGTTGATGAATTATGTTCTAATACGGTATGGGTTTCCACCCGTAGTTATTAAATCTTCTGACAAGAAAAATTACTTGACTGCTTTGAACAAAGCCGATGTGGGTGATTTGGATTCTTTTGTTGAATATGTAGCAATGGAATTGGTTTGGTCTTTGGGGGTTTATCTAAAAGCGGCAAAGGGAGAGAGCATAGAAGAAGGAGATGATGTTTACAAGGAAATTGACTTGCTGAAAAGAAAAGCAAAGAATGAGTTATTAGCAGTTGTTCCTAAATCAATTAATGGAATGCAACAATTGTTAGATTCGTCAGTTGGATTATTGATTGAGTTATTTATTGAGAAACAATCATTATTTAATGAATTCTTTTTAGTTAATGAGATTTGGGTTGGTTTTGATGGAAATCAACAACAAATAAACGATAGTCATTCGGCAAAATCCTTTTTTAAAACTGTATTGAAAAGTTACTCCACGATCCATGACTTTGCCAATAAAGAATCTTCATGGAGCATTTCATTCATTAGAAGGAATTTGAAAATCCCAACAACTGTTGAACTTTTTTTTAATGAATCAATCAGTATTGTATTCCGTCCATTAAAATATGATTTGATTTTGAATAATATTGTTATGGCCTCAAGGAAATATTCAGATAATTTATCCAATCTAGAGGTTGAGGAATTGGTCAGAAGCACGGCAAAAAGTGTAAAGGCAAAGTTACCTGCCTAA
- a CDS encoding RNA polymerase sigma factor, which produces MDSEMFETRVLPTKNKLFRFALGLLGNREEAQDVVQEVMVKMWNGREKMDTIENMEAWCMRITKNLSLDRLRSKQRKVTDSMEQGFEVKQESLTPYERTEIGESMKRVNELMAALPDKQRQVMLLRDIEGYSYNEICEILELDMSQVKVNLFRARNFVRERLVKMNAYGL; this is translated from the coding sequence ATCGATAGCGAAATGTTTGAGACCCGCGTACTCCCCACCAAAAACAAGCTTTTCCGCTTTGCCTTGGGGCTTTTGGGAAATCGCGAGGAGGCTCAAGATGTAGTGCAGGAGGTAATGGTGAAGATGTGGAACGGCCGCGAAAAAATGGACACCATCGAAAATATGGAGGCTTGGTGCATGCGCATCACCAAAAATCTATCGCTCGACAGGCTTCGCTCCAAGCAACGCAAAGTTACCGACTCGATGGAGCAAGGGTTTGAAGTGAAACAAGAAAGTTTAACACCGTATGAACGAACAGAAATTGGAGAAAGCATGAAACGGGTAAATGAATTGATGGCCGCTTTGCCCGATAAGCAACGACAGGTAATGCTGTTGCGCGACATTGAAGGTTATAGCTACAATGAGATTTGTGAGATTTTGGAACTGGACATGAGCCAGGTAAAAGTGAACTTGTTTAGGGCACGCAATTTTGTGCGTGAGCGGTTGGTAAAAATGAATGCATATGGACTCTAA
- a CDS encoding DUF4252 domain-containing protein has product MKKLVLGMVMMVAVAAQAQNDAIAKFFNKYQSDESFSQVNVSGKMFSMMANLDGDTPENKALIAAISKIKGLKILSKSEARNSRELYKEAMAMVPTSDFEELMTIRDKDKDMKFFTKESGGRISELVMIMGGNEEFLVMTLFGEIDLKEMSKIGKAVNIDGLNNLEKIKDKGKKK; this is encoded by the coding sequence ATGAAAAAGTTAGTGTTAGGAATGGTGATGATGGTGGCCGTAGCGGCACAAGCACAAAACGATGCAATTGCAAAATTTTTCAACAAGTATCAAAGTGATGAATCGTTTAGCCAAGTCAATGTGAGTGGTAAAATGTTTAGTATGATGGCAAATTTGGATGGAGATACACCCGAGAACAAAGCGTTGATAGCAGCCATCAGCAAAATTAAAGGACTAAAAATTTTATCGAAGAGCGAGGCGAGAAATTCTCGTGAGCTGTACAAAGAGGCAATGGCAATGGTACCGACCAGCGATTTTGAAGAGCTGATGACGATTCGCGACAAGGATAAAGACATGAAATTCTTTACCAAAGAATCGGGAGGAAGAATAAGTGAGTTGGTAATGATTATGGGTGGTAACGAAGAGTTTTTGGTGATGACCTTGTTTGGAGAAATTGATTTGAAAGAAATGTCGAAAATTGGCAAAGCTGTAAACATTGATGGGCTGAATAATTTGGAGAAGATTAAGGACAAAGGAAAAAAGAAGTGA
- a CDS encoding DUF4252 domain-containing protein: MKFLLLILILIPALALGQTKTTEALDKKYDGLSLFFYKNTLKMLNQKDSKELDEMIKDIEKMRFVMVDKKKHAMEKTEYSTLKKSYQGEQYEEMMTGRMEGRNFDILVKEREGKVKGTIILASDSASLYVLDILGRIPLDKASALFNTIDQSTDVSKMIKNFIGDDKDKKKKKKYDEEGNKIESEEGKNNNN; this comes from the coding sequence ATGAAATTTCTTTTATTAATACTGATTTTAATTCCCGCGCTAGCATTGGGGCAAACCAAAACTACCGAAGCGTTGGACAAAAAATACGATGGCCTTTCGCTTTTCTTTTATAAGAATACGTTGAAGATGTTAAACCAAAAAGATAGCAAGGAATTGGATGAGATGATTAAGGACATTGAAAAGATGCGCTTTGTGATGGTCGATAAAAAGAAGCATGCGATGGAGAAAACAGAATACTCGACCTTAAAGAAGAGTTATCAAGGCGAGCAATATGAAGAGATGATGACCGGCAGAATGGAGGGAAGGAATTTTGATATTTTGGTGAAAGAGCGAGAGGGCAAAGTGAAGGGAACCATTATCTTGGCCAGTGACTCGGCTAGTTTGTATGTGTTGGATATATTAGGAAGAATTCCTCTTGACAAAGCCAGCGCACTCTTTAATACCATCGACCAAAGCACAGATGTTAGCAAGATGATTAAGAATTTTATTGGTGATGATAAGGACAAGAAGAAGAAAAAAAAATATGATGAAGAGGGAAATAAAATTGAATCGGAAGAAGGCAAGAATAACAACAACTAA
- a CDS encoding ATP-binding cassette domain-containing protein, which translates to MSEVVLSIQKLTKNFGKLCAVNQLDLEVKRGQVFGMLGPNGSGKTTTLGMLMGVTNPTSGTFTWFGEQPTHLTRKKIGAVLEHPIFYPYLSGQRNLELNAMIKGADPANIAKVLDVVELTSRKDDKYRTYSLGMKQRLAIASALVSDPIILRVSLKTLRNYL; encoded by the coding sequence ATGAGCGAAGTAGTATTATCCATACAAAAGCTAACCAAGAATTTTGGAAAGTTGTGTGCCGTTAACCAACTCGACTTGGAAGTAAAACGAGGTCAAGTGTTTGGCATGCTTGGGCCAAATGGAAGCGGTAAAACCACCACGCTTGGCATGTTGATGGGCGTTACTAATCCAACTTCAGGAACGTTCACTTGGTTTGGCGAACAACCCACACACCTTACGCGTAAGAAGATAGGCGCTGTATTGGAACACCCGATTTTTTACCCTTACCTGAGCGGTCAAAGGAATTTGGAACTAAATGCCATGATCAAAGGTGCAGATCCTGCTAATATTGCCAAGGTATTGGATGTTGTTGAGCTTACTTCGCGTAAAGATGATAAGTACAGAACCTATTCACTGGGTATGAAGCAACGGTTGGCCATTGCCTCGGCATTAGTAAGCGATCCCATTATATTAAGGGTATCTCTAAAAACCCTACGAAATTATCTGTAA
- a CDS encoding IS5 family transposase, translating to MKNKSRGLFDEQFRLDKIGKQNDPLLKLQAHIDFGIFRKPLEAHFESGKDRSQGGRPSFDYLMMFKILILQRYYNLSDDGTEYAILDRLSFMRFLGLTISDTVPDAKTIWNFKNELAKGKMVEKLFSLLDKTLSQRGVILNKGRMIDASIVEVPIQRNSRDENQQLNEGIIPPDWKDKENKLRQKDIDAKWVTHNGKSYYGYKDHVKADARTKLITGYKVTPANVHDSEMIGPLIDKRDRGQKVYADSAYRSEKIEKELNGKNMTSMIHEKGYRNKPLTNAQQKRNKKKSKTRARVEHIFGFMTNSMNRMYIRCRNFVRAKATIGLMNLTYNLFRLTQIKVNLNGR from the coding sequence ATGAAAAATAAATCGAGAGGATTATTTGATGAGCAGTTTCGGTTGGATAAAATCGGTAAGCAAAACGACCCATTGTTAAAATTGCAAGCCCACATTGACTTTGGGATTTTCCGCAAACCCTTGGAGGCACATTTTGAATCGGGAAAAGACAGAAGCCAAGGCGGTCGCCCTTCCTTTGATTATCTGATGATGTTCAAAATATTGATTTTGCAGCGCTATTATAATTTAAGCGATGACGGCACGGAATATGCGATTTTAGATCGTTTATCGTTCATGCGTTTTTTAGGGTTGACCATATCTGATACGGTGCCCGATGCCAAAACAATCTGGAACTTTAAAAATGAACTTGCCAAAGGCAAGATGGTGGAGAAATTGTTTTCCTTGCTGGATAAAACCTTGAGCCAACGGGGTGTAATTCTTAACAAAGGCCGAATGATAGATGCCTCCATTGTGGAAGTCCCTATTCAACGAAACAGCCGCGATGAGAACCAACAACTCAATGAGGGGATTATTCCCCCAGATTGGAAAGATAAAGAAAACAAGCTACGCCAGAAAGATATTGATGCCAAATGGGTTACGCACAATGGAAAAAGTTACTATGGGTATAAAGACCATGTGAAAGCCGATGCGCGCACCAAACTCATTACGGGTTATAAGGTAACCCCTGCCAATGTTCACGATAGTGAAATGATTGGACCATTGATTGACAAAAGGGATCGCGGACAAAAAGTATATGCTGATAGTGCTTATCGGAGTGAGAAAATTGAAAAAGAGTTGAACGGAAAAAATATGACCTCCATGATCCATGAAAAAGGATACCGCAATAAACCCCTTACCAATGCGCAGCAAAAGCGCAACAAGAAGAAATCAAAGACAAGGGCAAGAGTGGAGCACATTTTTGGGTTCATGACCAACTCGATGAACCGAATGTATATCCGATGCCGAAACTTTGTGAGGGCCAAAGCAACGATTGGTTTAATGAACCTCACCTACAATTTGTTCAGGCTAACGCAGATAAAAGTGAACTTGAATGGCCGATAG
- a CDS encoding outer membrane beta-barrel protein yields MNRIIALISILFFTLTKLFAQEKKEEKDMGDKLKVGYETYVDFHYTYDFNQPINNKRYTNSNPEFVNQFGLAYTYGQLYLEYGKIQVKAAAHAGDIVDIMYVNEDQIFKYIRELSLTYKIHDKLEIQTGIFPAIFGSETFINKDNLHATRAVMTDFAPDYEAGVRLKYRMGSYWSGTAQFTNGWQVFRDNNNSPAFGIAQVYDKPGKLLFNYGIFVGNETYDYHKQKNSFKMYHNVFGRVYAGKWIIAPMVDLGMIKDSVTHEMKYWQSIGGSLRYGINKKWGVAARYEHINDPHQIINDLVRPGVNLTNGFQYHGSTVTVEYLPNNDITFRLEARDSRNIDPIFTNKDGIAQSKTDFFIMFSIAMKFTHWGSVKVNRDPGLKDHF; encoded by the coding sequence ATGAACCGTATCATTGCATTAATTTCCATTCTATTTTTTACACTAACCAAACTTTTCGCCCAAGAAAAAAAAGAAGAAAAAGACATGGGCGATAAACTAAAGGTAGGTTATGAGACATACGTTGATTTTCACTATACGTATGATTTCAACCAGCCAATTAACAATAAACGCTACACCAATAGCAATCCTGAATTTGTAAATCAATTTGGATTGGCTTACACCTACGGACAATTGTATTTAGAATATGGAAAGATTCAAGTAAAAGCAGCGGCCCATGCTGGTGATATTGTAGATATCATGTATGTGAACGAAGATCAGATATTCAAGTATATTCGCGAGCTTTCGCTTACCTACAAAATACACGACAAGCTTGAGATTCAAACCGGTATTTTCCCAGCCATATTTGGCTCCGAAACATTTATCAACAAAGATAACCTGCACGCCACGCGCGCGGTGATGACAGACTTCGCACCTGACTACGAGGCCGGTGTACGATTAAAATATAGGATGGGGAGTTATTGGAGCGGAACAGCCCAATTCACCAATGGCTGGCAAGTGTTTCGTGACAACAATAACAGTCCTGCTTTTGGAATCGCGCAAGTCTATGACAAACCAGGTAAGTTACTTTTCAACTACGGAATTTTTGTTGGTAATGAAACCTACGATTATCACAAACAAAAAAATTCCTTCAAAATGTATCATAATGTTTTTGGAAGAGTGTATGCAGGAAAATGGATTATTGCGCCCATGGTTGATTTAGGCATGATCAAAGATTCGGTTACTCATGAAATGAAATACTGGCAATCGATTGGCGGCAGTTTGCGGTATGGAATCAATAAAAAATGGGGAGTAGCTGCACGCTACGAACATATAAACGACCCGCATCAAATCATCAATGACTTAGTCAGACCAGGCGTTAATTTAACAAACGGCTTTCAGTACCACGGATCAACTGTAACAGTAGAATACTTACCGAATAATGATATTACCTTTCGGCTAGAAGCACGCGACTCTCGAAACATAGATCCGATTTTTACAAATAAAGATGGAATTGCTCAAAGTAAAACAGACTTTTTCATCATGTTTTCAATTGCCATGAAGTTTACGCATTGGGGTTCTGTAAAAGTTAACCGAGACCCTGGGTTAAAAGATCATTTTTAA
- a CDS encoding cystathionine beta-synthase encodes MIYNSIIETIGNTPIVRLNKIPKGIKGTVLAKVEYFNPGNSTKDRMALKMIEDAEKAGLLKPGGTIIEGTSGNTGMGLALTAVAKGYKCIFTMADKQSQEKINILRAVGAEVIVCPTNVEPDDPRSYYSVARKLNKEIPNSIYPNQYDNPSNAKAHYETTGPEIWRQTAGKITHYVATVGTGGSMCGTAKYLKEQNPHLKAIGIDTYGSVFKKYKETGIFDKNEIYPYLTEGFGEDILPKNVDFGVIDQFIKVTDKDGAIMARRLSREEGIFGGWSCGSALHGALEYAKENLTESDVMVILLPDHGTRYLGKVYNDMWMKDHGFLEERVYGTAREIIAGRNGKDSLFTVTKKSTIGEAIKIMNKEGVDQMPVMEGNEFVGSVTTASLIEKIISDPTLKDKSIGEIMDKPMQVVALDSTLDVLTSLLNKNNKALLVRDESEKAHIITQHDILRAITA; translated from the coding sequence ATGATCTACAACTCCATCATCGAAACTATTGGTAACACACCCATTGTGCGTTTAAATAAAATCCCGAAAGGTATAAAGGGAACTGTGTTGGCCAAAGTTGAATATTTCAACCCCGGCAACTCCACCAAAGATCGAATGGCGTTGAAAATGATAGAAGATGCCGAGAAAGCTGGTTTACTAAAACCAGGAGGAACAATTATTGAAGGAACATCTGGAAATACCGGGATGGGTTTAGCACTTACGGCAGTAGCCAAAGGCTACAAGTGTATTTTCACAATGGCCGATAAACAATCACAAGAGAAGATCAATATTTTGAGAGCGGTGGGCGCAGAGGTAATTGTCTGCCCAACCAATGTAGAGCCAGACGATCCGCGCAGTTATTATTCGGTGGCGAGAAAATTAAATAAAGAAATTCCTAATTCCATTTACCCCAACCAATACGATAATCCATCGAATGCAAAGGCGCATTACGAAACCACAGGTCCCGAAATTTGGAGACAGACTGCAGGGAAGATTACACACTATGTCGCTACGGTAGGTACGGGTGGATCGATGTGTGGTACGGCCAAATATTTAAAAGAGCAGAACCCCCACCTAAAAGCCATTGGCATTGATACCTACGGATCGGTTTTCAAAAAATACAAAGAGACTGGCATTTTCGATAAGAATGAAATTTACCCTTACCTCACAGAAGGCTTTGGTGAAGATATTTTACCTAAGAATGTGGACTTTGGTGTGATCGACCAATTTATAAAAGTGACCGATAAAGATGGTGCGATTATGGCTCGCAGACTTTCGCGTGAAGAAGGAATATTTGGTGGATGGAGCTGCGGCTCTGCCTTGCATGGAGCGTTGGAATATGCAAAGGAAAATTTAACCGAAAGCGATGTGATGGTGATACTGCTGCCCGATCACGGCACGCGCTACCTAGGAAAAGTGTACAACGATATGTGGATGAAAGACCACGGATTTTTGGAAGAGCGCGTGTATGGTACGGCCCGCGAAATAATTGCCGGAAGAAATGGAAAGGACAGTCTTTTCACCGTAACTAAAAAATCCACCATTGGCGAGGCCATAAAAATCATGAACAAAGAAGGCGTTGATCAAATGCCGGTAATGGAAGGAAATGAATTTGTAGGGAGTGTAACCACCGCAAGTTTGATTGAAAAGATTATCTCCGATCCAACACTTAAAGACAAATCAATTGGTGAAATTATGGACAAGCCCATGCAAGTGGTGGCACTGGACAGCACCTTGGACGTACTCACTTCTCTGCTGAATAAAAATAACAAAGCGTTGCTGGTGCGCGATGAATCTGAAAAAGCACACATCATCACGCAACACGACATTCTGCGGGCAATAACGGCATAA
- a CDS encoding pyruvate dehydrogenase complex dihydrolipoamide acetyltransferase: protein MAEIVRMPKMSDTMTEGVIAKWHKKVGDTVKSGELMAEIETDKATMDYESFNTGTVLYLGAKEGEPVQINGVLAIVGNKGEDYSALLAGVNAATTSGGTKAEQPKLEVRAEVAATPAAAAIDTSSIKAEIALMPKMSDTMTEGVIAVWHKKVGDAVKSGELLAEIETDKATMDYESYNTGTLLYIGANTKEALKINGVLAIIGEKNADWQTLLKAHQAKSSGAAPAATSGVSASASTTPVVAAPSNGASNGASTNGRVKASPLAKKMAKDLGYDISKIAGTGEYGRVTKHDVENYKPATSSATPTKTGAAVAPAVLPQVVGQESFEEVTLSQMRKTIAKRLSESMYTAPHFYLTMEINMDKAIEARKSMNEIAPVKISFNDMVIKAVAAAIRQNPDVNVSWLDTKMRKNHHIHIGVAVAVKDGLLVPVIRFADNKSLSHIAIEVKDLAQKAHDKKLQPSDWEGSTFTISNLGMFGIEDFTAIINPPDACILAVGGIKETAIVKNGQLVPGNVMKVTLSCDHRAVDGAVGAAFLKTLKGLLEDPVRILI, encoded by the coding sequence ATGGCTGAGATTGTACGCATGCCCAAGATGAGCGACACCATGACGGAAGGGGTGATTGCCAAGTGGCACAAAAAAGTGGGCGACACGGTGAAGTCGGGCGAGTTGATGGCAGAAATTGAAACGGACAAGGCCACGATGGACTATGAGTCGTTCAACACGGGCACGGTGTTATACTTGGGTGCCAAAGAAGGCGAGCCTGTGCAAATCAATGGTGTGTTGGCCATTGTGGGAAATAAGGGCGAAGACTACTCTGCTCTGTTGGCCGGAGTCAACGCAGCCACGACCAGCGGTGGCACGAAGGCGGAACAACCTAAATTAGAAGTAAGGGCCGAAGTGGCAGCCACACCTGCAGCCGCTGCGATTGACACAAGCAGCATCAAAGCCGAAATTGCATTGATGCCAAAGATGAGCGACACCATGACGGAAGGGGTGATTGCGGTGTGGCATAAAAAAGTGGGTGATGCGGTAAAGTCGGGCGAGTTGTTGGCAGAAATAGAAACCGACAAGGCCACCATGGATTATGAATCGTATAACACGGGCACCTTGCTATACATTGGCGCCAACACGAAAGAAGCCTTGAAGATCAATGGTGTGCTGGCCATCATTGGAGAGAAAAATGCCGATTGGCAAACTTTGCTGAAAGCACACCAAGCAAAATCATCGGGCGCAGCACCTGCGGCTACGTCAGGCGTGAGCGCAAGTGCCTCGACTACCCCTGTGGTGGCAGCTCCGAGCAACGGTGCATCTAATGGCGCATCTACCAACGGACGTGTAAAAGCATCTCCTTTGGCCAAGAAAATGGCGAAAGATTTAGGTTACGATATCAGCAAGATTGCAGGCACGGGTGAGTACGGCCGCGTGACGAAACACGATGTTGAAAATTATAAACCAGCGACCTCGAGTGCCACACCTACCAAAACAGGAGCAGCAGTTGCTCCTGCTGTGTTGCCGCAAGTAGTGGGGCAAGAAAGTTTTGAAGAAGTAACTCTTTCGCAAATGCGCAAGACCATTGCGAAGCGTTTGTCAGAAAGTATGTACACCGCTCCGCACTTTTACCTAACCATGGAAATCAACATGGATAAGGCGATAGAGGCACGCAAGAGTATGAATGAAATTGCACCTGTCAAGATTTCGTTCAATGATATGGTGATCAAAGCAGTGGCAGCAGCTATTCGCCAGAACCCAGATGTGAATGTAAGTTGGTTAGACACTAAAATGCGCAAGAATCATCACATCCATATTGGTGTGGCCGTGGCGGTGAAAGATGGTTTGCTGGTGCCCGTGATTCGGTTTGCTGATAACAAATCGCTGTCGCACATCGCAATTGAAGTAAAAGACTTGGCGCAAAAAGCGCATGACAAAAAATTGCAGCCGAGCGATTGGGAAGGAAGCACGTTCACCATTTCGAACTTGGGCATGTTTGGCATCGAAGATTTTACGGCCATCATCAACCCGCCCGATGCGTGCATTTTGGCGGTCGGTGGCATCAAAGAAACCGCCATTGTAAAGAACGGTCAGTTGGTGCCGGGCAATGTGATGAAGGTGACCCTTTCATGCGATCATCGCGCGGTGGACGGTGCGGTGGGAGCGGCCTTCTTGAAAACACTGAAGGGACTGTTGGAAGACCCTGTGAGGATTTTGATTTAG
- a CDS encoding Uma2 family endonuclease, which produces MRGEIRKPLVINGKTHFTVEEYLAFERNSLEKHEFYQGEIFAMLDNDETRIDEPEPAYQKRLMTEEEYLAFEETSEQKHEYFQGEVFAMAGASDQHNEIFTNVFSELTLQLKGKVCRPYGSDKRMKIPHTGLYTYPDISIYCNTSTPFETSAIQKNPIVLIEILSESTKDYDRGKKSKFYREIATLREYILIDSESISIECFRLNSSNHWELDEYKSIEQNLVIASLNIAIPMREIYEHTHLILN; this is translated from the coding sequence ATGAGAGGTGAGATAAGGAAGCCATTGGTAATAAATGGGAAAACACACTTCACTGTTGAAGAGTATCTTGCATTTGAAAGGAATTCGCTTGAAAAACATGAGTTCTACCAAGGAGAGATATTTGCCATGCTTGATAATGATGAAACACGAATAGATGAACCCGAACCCGCCTATCAAAAACGATTGATGACGGAAGAGGAGTATTTGGCATTTGAAGAAACCTCCGAACAAAAGCACGAATATTTTCAGGGAGAAGTATTCGCGATGGCCGGAGCAAGTGACCAACACAATGAGATATTCACCAATGTTTTCAGTGAATTGACTTTGCAGCTAAAGGGCAAAGTCTGTCGACCTTACGGAAGTGATAAGCGGATGAAAATTCCGCATACCGGACTTTACACATATCCTGATATCTCTATTTATTGTAACACTAGCACACCCTTCGAAACGTCCGCGATACAAAAAAATCCCATCGTATTAATTGAGATTTTATCGGAAAGTACGAAAGACTACGACCGTGGTAAAAAATCTAAGTTTTATCGTGAAATCGCAACATTGAGGGAATACATTTTAATTGATTCGGAATCTATCAGCATCGAATGTTTTCGACTTAACTCATCCAATCATTGGGAATTAGACGAGTACAAATCAATTGAACAAAACCTCGTCATTGCCTCCTTGAATATTGCCATTCCAATGCGTGAGATATACGAGCATACCCATTTAATTTTGAATTGA
- the hslV gene encoding ATP-dependent protease subunit HslV — MTEIHSTTILAVLHNGQVAIGGDGQATMGNTIAKSNVKKIRKLQDGKVLTGFAGSTADAFTLLDRFDEKLNAYGGNMKRAAIELAKDWRTDRFLRRLEAMLIAVNKDQILVISGTGDVLEPDNQVAAIGSGSMYAQSAALALKKHAPHLTAEEMVCESLNIAADICIYTNHNLVVEKI, encoded by the coding sequence ATGACCGAAATCCACTCCACCACCATTCTCGCAGTACTGCACAACGGCCAAGTAGCTATTGGCGGAGATGGCCAAGCCACGATGGGCAATACCATCGCAAAGAGCAACGTGAAAAAAATCCGCAAGCTTCAAGATGGCAAAGTGCTCACGGGCTTTGCCGGCTCTACAGCCGATGCGTTTACATTATTAGATCGCTTTGATGAAAAGTTGAATGCCTATGGTGGCAACATGAAGCGTGCTGCCATTGAGTTGGCAAAAGATTGGCGCACCGATCGGTTCTTGAGGAGATTGGAAGCCATGCTGATAGCTGTGAACAAAGATCAAATTTTAGTTATTTCAGGAACGGGTGATGTGCTCGAACCCGACAATCAAGTAGCAGCCATTGGTTCCGGCTCGATGTACGCGCAGTCGGCCGCCTTGGCCTTGAAAAAACATGCGCCCCATTTGACAGCAGAAGAAATGGTGTGCGAAAGCTTAAACATTGCGGCAGACATTTGTATTTACACCAATCATAATTTGGTGGTGGAGAAGATTTAA